One Leptolyngbya ohadii IS1 genomic window carries:
- a CDS encoding response regulator has protein sequence MNDPIAVLLIDDQAIIAEAVQQMLASEADITFYYCNDPLQAIKVAQSFQPTVILQDLVMPQMEGLLLVRLLRSSDAPTHQIPLIVLSSKEDPVIKAQAFEYGANDYLVKLPDRVELLARIRYHSRAYTNLLKRQEAEAQLRQENEEQALYIQQVNKITNAAFAVEQDTFEAIDLAEVADRQDELGQLARVFTQMVKTVKVREAELERLKDSLARFFPDEYLRFLRKDSVIDVQLGDFVSKIMAVMFSDIRSFTTISESMTPRENFDFINAYLKRVSPEIRNHYGIIVKFLGDGMMAVFPDGADDAIAAGIAKHQRVQEYNEQRQARGALPIQIGIGIHVGPMMLGMVGEDNRIQGDAFSDNVNLTARLEGLTKIYGSAMLITGQTIDQLSSPESYQVRFLANTLVKGRTEPIAVYEVLDAEIPEIRDFKLQTLHQFEQGIYAYRDRAFTEAKACFEQVLAVHSGDRTAQLYCDRIELLLSQGIPKDWQDAWSF, from the coding sequence ATGAATGATCCGATCGCTGTGCTGCTGATCGATGACCAGGCTATTATCGCGGAAGCGGTGCAGCAGATGCTGGCTTCTGAAGCCGACATCACGTTCTACTATTGCAACGATCCGCTTCAGGCAATTAAAGTCGCCCAATCGTTTCAGCCAACGGTCATTCTGCAAGATTTGGTCATGCCCCAAATGGAAGGTTTGCTGCTGGTGCGCCTGCTGCGATCGTCCGATGCGCCAACCCATCAAATTCCGCTGATTGTGCTGTCCAGTAAGGAAGATCCGGTAATTAAGGCGCAGGCGTTTGAGTATGGGGCAAATGATTATCTGGTAAAGCTGCCCGATCGGGTCGAACTGCTTGCGCGGATTCGCTACCACTCCAGGGCATACACAAACCTGCTGAAGCGACAGGAAGCAGAGGCACAGTTGCGGCAGGAGAACGAGGAGCAGGCGCTTTACATTCAGCAGGTGAACAAGATTACTAATGCTGCTTTTGCCGTTGAGCAGGATACCTTTGAGGCGATCGATTTAGCAGAAGTTGCCGATCGGCAGGATGAACTGGGACAGCTCGCCCGGGTATTCACTCAAATGGTGAAAACGGTGAAGGTGCGAGAGGCGGAGCTGGAGCGTTTGAAGGATTCCTTGGCGCGGTTTTTCCCAGATGAGTATCTGCGATTTCTTCGCAAGGACAGCGTAATCGATGTGCAGCTTGGCGATTTTGTCAGCAAAATTATGGCGGTGATGTTCAGCGATATTCGATCGTTCACCACCATTTCCGAAAGTATGACGCCACGGGAAAATTTCGACTTTATCAATGCCTATTTGAAACGAGTTAGCCCTGAAATTCGCAATCACTACGGCATTATTGTCAAATTTTTGGGGGATGGCATGATGGCAGTATTTCCCGATGGCGCAGATGATGCGATCGCCGCCGGAATTGCTAAACACCAGCGGGTGCAGGAGTACAACGAGCAGCGGCAGGCAAGGGGCGCTTTGCCGATTCAGATCGGGATTGGTATCCATGTCGGTCCGATGATGCTGGGAATGGTGGGGGAAGATAATCGGATTCAGGGCGATGCGTTTTCCGATAACGTGAACCTTACGGCACGCCTGGAAGGATTAACGAAAATCTACGGCAGCGCCATGCTGATTACGGGACAGACGATCGATCAGCTCAGCAGTCCAGAATCCTATCAGGTTCGCTTTCTTGCCAATACGCTGGTGAAAGGACGCACCGAGCCGATCGCCGTTTACGAAGTGCTGGACGCAGAAATACCTGAAATTCGTGATTTCAAACTACAAACGCTTCATCAGTTTGAGCAGGGCATCTACGCCTATCGCGATCGCGCCTTTACCGAAGCCAAAGCCTGTTTTGAACAGGTACTTGCCGTTCATTCAGGCGATCGAACGGCTCAGCTTTACTGCGATCG
- a CDS encoding DUF2459 domain-containing protein, protein MQLQKFLAFAAGGVLSVYLLLQLGSVIPGSVIPEREGNLPLAATRSDRSQVGSQASCQYKVCAARFGIHTNIIVPVANSADDWRQYLTLPLTDEQYLGFGWGERDWYLNPPPDHSFSYYLRGLRSLLLLNQAALRVQRHDRFPSQYEIRCVGVERSEYLALMDYIQRSFRRTVEGKPIPIREDSDAGTAFYQATGRYSFLHNSNHWTAGGLRRAGINTPIWAGFSEAVMRQIQPDC, encoded by the coding sequence ATGCAACTGCAAAAGTTTCTGGCTTTCGCTGCCGGGGGTGTTCTGTCCGTTTACTTGCTGCTCCAGCTCGGTTCAGTTATTCCTGGCTCGGTCATTCCAGAGCGGGAGGGCAATTTGCCGTTAGCGGCAACGCGAAGCGATCGTTCTCAGGTGGGTTCACAGGCAAGCTGTCAATATAAGGTTTGTGCGGCTCGCTTTGGCATTCACACCAATATCATCGTTCCGGTTGCCAATTCTGCTGACGACTGGCGGCAATATCTGACTCTGCCGTTAACGGATGAACAGTATCTTGGGTTTGGCTGGGGTGAGCGTGACTGGTATCTCAATCCCCCTCCAGACCATTCCTTCAGCTATTATCTCCGAGGGCTGCGATCGCTGCTGCTGTTAAATCAGGCGGCTTTGCGCGTCCAGCGGCACGATCGGTTTCCCAGCCAGTATGAAATTCGCTGTGTGGGTGTGGAGCGATCGGAGTATCTGGCACTGATGGACTACATTCAGCGATCGTTTCGACGAACGGTGGAGGGGAAGCCAATTCCGATCCGCGAAGATTCGGATGCGGGAACGGCTTTCTATCAGGCAACAGGGCGATATTCTTTCCTGCATAACAGCAATCACTGGACGGCTGGGGGCTTACGTAGGGCAGGGATCAATACGCCCATCTGGGCTGGCTTCTCTGAGGCAGTGATGCGGCAGATCCAGCCGGACTGCTAG
- a CDS encoding zinc-dependent alcohol dehydrogenase encodes MLAAVLYGQEDLRLESVPDPEPAPGEIVIRVNAATTCGTDLKVWRRGGHARMLKPPTLFGHEAAGQIVALGEGVTEWQVGDRVVANNSAPCHQCFFCQRQEYSLCTDLCFNNGTFAEYLKIPAPIVRDNLLPIPADLPDALASLTEPLACVLHGVARSNVRPGDRVAVLGDGAIGLMFVAALSLGYTGKEPFSLSGNQDLQQERPEIYLFGGSDRRLAIGEQFGASCTFNHRQIPDIPTAVKHLTEGWGADVIIEATGSPQVWETAIAAARPGATVNLFGGCPRDTSITVSTEQLHYSELTLKGVFHNTPFFVREALAMLASRALPFELMISDQQPLKNLEQVFCEMRDRKVIKVAIAP; translated from the coding sequence GTGTTAGCAGCAGTTTTGTACGGACAGGAAGATTTGCGGCTTGAATCGGTTCCTGATCCAGAACCCGCACCGGGGGAAATCGTAATTCGAGTCAATGCAGCAACAACCTGTGGGACTGACCTGAAGGTTTGGCGACGAGGGGGGCATGCCCGGATGCTAAAGCCACCGACCCTGTTTGGACACGAAGCAGCGGGACAAATTGTGGCGCTGGGAGAAGGCGTAACCGAATGGCAGGTGGGCGATCGCGTTGTGGCAAATAATTCTGCACCCTGTCACCAGTGCTTTTTCTGTCAGCGTCAGGAATATTCCCTCTGTACCGATCTATGCTTTAACAACGGCACGTTTGCCGAGTATCTAAAAATTCCTGCGCCGATCGTGCGGGATAACCTTCTCCCCATCCCTGCGGATTTGCCGGATGCGCTGGCATCCCTGACCGAGCCGCTTGCCTGCGTGCTGCACGGAGTTGCACGATCGAATGTAAGACCTGGCGATCGGGTTGCGGTTTTGGGAGATGGCGCGATCGGACTGATGTTTGTAGCAGCGCTGAGTCTGGGGTACACGGGGAAAGAACCCTTCTCTCTCTCCGGAAACCAAGACCTACAGCAGGAACGACCGGAGATTTATCTATTTGGTGGAAGCGATCGGCGGTTAGCAATTGGTGAACAGTTTGGTGCGTCTTGCACGTTCAATCACCGTCAGATTCCAGATATTCCAACCGCTGTTAAACATCTGACCGAAGGCTGGGGTGCGGATGTGATAATTGAAGCCACGGGATCACCGCAGGTCTGGGAAACGGCGATCGCTGCTGCCCGTCCAGGAGCAACCGTAAATCTCTTTGGTGGCTGTCCCCGCGATACCTCGATTACTGTCAGCACGGAACAGCTTCACTACAGCGAACTCACTCTGAAAGGCGTATTCCACAACACTCCTTTTTTTGTGCGGGAAGCTTTAGCAATGTTGGCGAGCCGTGCCCTGCCCTTTGAACTGATGATTAGCGATCAGCAACCTCTCAAGAATCTGGAGCAGGTCTTCTGTGAGATGCGCGATCGAAAGGTGATTAAGGTGGCGATCGCTCCCTAA
- a CDS encoding mechanosensitive ion channel family protein, whose protein sequence is MDIIVTLAGIAGIVISFVLLNWLIGFGLKTIAAVSFKQHSQKITGIRQNISVLLLVVCVLLCLTIGGVNGVLIYQGRSVPTFYLNLLNSIPQEFWIQSTIAVVKCILLLLLVKLVLPYVMQLLERGSVLAQNSDQIKANDESVNVFFRTLKRITSNAIWLAALIACSNFLQLPDLVDKILTVLLRAYLAISVGRLIIKFLSVLIDTLDALSLKYSSEENLLRHYERFRHLVPALKKALEYILYVVIATLVVHDIDSFSWITNYSSQIIQSIGIYFICGVLIEVTNIILEDLVLRTDDLTDLQLKRRLTIIPLFKSLLKYLIYFTGAVLILNLIGINPAPILAGAGIVGLAVGFGAQNLINDIVSGFFILFENYYLVGDYVEAGKGDDRIVEGVVEAIELRTTHVRHPDGQLQIIRNGEIGSVVNYSKQFAYARVDVPLPQEMNLEQAYQVIQQVGQQLQDECTDVLETTKIEGLENFDSENLVVRTMTRVKPSKHLSVQRLLRSKLKQAFDGMTTTT, encoded by the coding sequence GTGGATATTATCGTTACGCTTGCCGGAATTGCAGGAATCGTAATTAGCTTTGTGCTGCTGAACTGGCTGATCGGGTTTGGCTTGAAGACGATCGCGGCAGTATCGTTTAAACAGCATTCTCAAAAGATTACTGGCATTCGGCAAAACATTAGTGTGCTGTTGCTGGTGGTTTGTGTCTTGCTGTGCCTGACGATCGGTGGAGTTAACGGAGTTTTAATCTATCAGGGCAGAAGCGTTCCCACGTTTTACCTCAATTTACTAAACAGTATTCCTCAAGAGTTTTGGATTCAGTCTACGATCGCGGTCGTGAAATGTATCCTCCTGCTGTTGCTGGTGAAGCTGGTTCTGCCCTATGTGATGCAACTTCTAGAACGGGGATCGGTTCTGGCGCAAAATTCAGACCAGATCAAGGCAAACGATGAAAGCGTTAATGTCTTCTTCAGGACGCTGAAGAGAATTACGTCTAATGCCATTTGGCTAGCTGCCCTCATCGCTTGCAGTAACTTTTTACAGTTGCCGGATTTGGTCGATAAAATCCTGACCGTTTTGCTGAGGGCTTACCTGGCAATTTCGGTTGGGCGACTCATCATCAAATTCCTGTCGGTTCTGATTGATACGCTAGATGCCCTCAGCCTGAAGTATTCCAGTGAGGAGAACCTGCTGCGACACTATGAGCGATTTCGCCATCTGGTTCCCGCTCTCAAGAAGGCTCTGGAATATATTCTCTATGTCGTGATCGCAACCTTAGTGGTTCACGATATCGATTCTTTCTCCTGGATTACAAACTACTCCAGCCAAATCATTCAATCGATCGGTATTTACTTTATCTGTGGCGTTCTGATCGAAGTCACCAATATCATTCTGGAGGATTTGGTTCTCAGAACCGACGATCTCACTGACTTACAGTTAAAACGTCGCCTCACCATTATTCCCCTATTCAAAAGCCTATTAAAGTACCTGATTTACTTCACGGGTGCGGTTCTGATCCTTAATCTCATTGGAATTAATCCGGCTCCGATCCTGGCAGGCGCAGGGATTGTTGGACTGGCGGTTGGATTCGGGGCACAAAATTTAATTAACGATATTGTCAGCGGATTTTTTATTCTGTTTGAGAACTACTATCTGGTCGGCGATTACGTTGAGGCAGGTAAAGGCGACGATCGCATTGTTGAGGGAGTGGTTGAGGCGATCGAGCTACGCACAACGCATGTTCGCCATCCGGATGGGCAGCTTCAAATTATTCGGAACGGTGAGATTGGCTCGGTGGTGAATTACTCGAAGCAGTTTGCCTATGCCAGAGTGGACGTGCCGCTTCCCCAGGAGATGAATCTGGAGCAAGCTTATCAGGTAATTCAGCAGGTTGGACAGCAGCTTCAGGATGAGTGTACGGACGTCCTAGAAACGACGAAAATTGAAGGGCTGGAGAATTTCGATTCAGAGAATCTGGTGGTGCGAACGATGACTCGTGTAAAACCCAGCAAGCATCTGTCTGTGCAGCGATTACTGCGAAGCAAACTCAAGCAGGCCTTCGACGGCATGACAACCACAACCTAA
- a CDS encoding mechanosensitive ion channel family protein: MLDFIAQQNWFRWTWLLMLGFPLLMLLLGEVIIRLKRRNKRLVEPIAIVRNLVLPTLALALLLAQVLELGRDTIAVRLAETLLWIFIIYAVLTAVNVVVFEEAKENSWQANVPKLFLDLSRLFLVLVGLAIVMSTVWGADLGGLLAALGVGSLVIGLALQDSLGNVFSGISLLFERPIAVGDWIEVGGEVGKVEEITWRSVHVQIGSQGLLVVPNSELAKGSFKNLSRPSRIHQETFAVSFSYDDPPNTVKQILKDVITQTEGVLSDPVPWVSLTGYGDYSIGYKVGFCAESFEKAGGIRNEFATRLWYAAKRHNLTMPYPIQVAYEPQEGGNTLEGKSTEVIAALRSIPSLSPIAPALIEQIPRETAIHHYGKKEIVIREGDRLPGLYIILAGKAEVSFRDRDGNPKQIAQLSTGEFFGEKASLLSEQFSDVSVRALDDLEVMILDTTTLQRLLLQVPRFGRELGEVMELRRRTMQSANFQPIPTGLKPSAPELKSEFKPVKLRNGTSAEP, encoded by the coding sequence ATGCTGGATTTCATTGCACAACAGAACTGGTTCCGCTGGACATGGCTGCTGATGTTGGGCTTTCCCCTGCTGATGCTGCTCCTGGGCGAGGTTATTATTCGCCTGAAACGTCGGAATAAACGCCTCGTTGAGCCGATCGCCATTGTTCGCAATCTAGTTTTGCCGACGCTGGCACTCGCCCTCCTCCTGGCTCAGGTTTTAGAACTGGGACGCGATACCATTGCCGTTCGCTTAGCCGAAACGCTGCTATGGATTTTTATCATCTACGCCGTTCTCACCGCCGTTAACGTGGTGGTGTTTGAGGAAGCAAAGGAGAATAGCTGGCAGGCAAACGTTCCCAAACTGTTTTTGGATCTGAGCCGTCTGTTTCTGGTGCTGGTGGGCTTGGCGATCGTCATGTCTACTGTCTGGGGCGCGGACTTGGGTGGACTGCTGGCAGCCCTGGGGGTCGGTTCGCTCGTCATTGGTTTGGCGCTACAGGATAGCCTGGGCAATGTCTTTTCTGGAATTTCCCTGCTGTTTGAACGTCCGATCGCCGTTGGAGACTGGATCGAGGTCGGCGGTGAAGTGGGTAAAGTCGAGGAGATTACCTGGCGATCGGTTCATGTGCAAATCGGCAGTCAGGGACTTCTGGTGGTTCCCAACTCCGAATTAGCCAAAGGCAGCTTCAAAAACCTCAGCCGTCCCTCGCGCATCCATCAGGAAACGTTTGCAGTCAGCTTCTCCTACGACGATCCGCCTAACACGGTGAAGCAAATCCTGAAGGACGTGATCACGCAAACGGAAGGTGTTTTGTCTGATCCCGTTCCCTGGGTCAGTTTGACCGGATACGGCGATTATTCGATCGGCTATAAAGTGGGCTTCTGTGCGGAAAGCTTTGAAAAAGCAGGCGGAATTCGCAACGAGTTTGCCACCCGGCTCTGGTACGCCGCCAAACGCCATAATCTGACCATGCCCTACCCGATTCAGGTTGCCTACGAGCCGCAGGAGGGTGGAAATACGCTGGAAGGCAAATCGACTGAGGTGATCGCAGCCCTTCGATCGATTCCCAGCCTCAGCCCGATCGCTCCCGCCCTGATCGAACAGATCCCCAGAGAAACGGCAATCCACCATTACGGCAAAAAGGAGATTGTGATCCGCGAGGGCGATCGGCTCCCTGGACTCTACATTATTCTGGCAGGCAAGGCGGAGGTTTCTTTCCGCGATCGAGACGGCAACCCAAAGCAGATTGCCCAACTTTCAACGGGAGAATTTTTTGGCGAGAAGGCATCCCTGCTTTCAGAGCAGTTCAGCGATGTTTCAGTTAGGGCACTGGACGATCTGGAAGTCATGATCCTCGATACGACGACCCTCCAGCGACTGCTGCTTCAGGTGCCGCGATTTGGTCGTGAACTAGGGGAAGTGATGGAACTGCGCCGCAGAACAATGCAGTCAGCCAACTTTCAGCCCATTCCCACTGGCTTGAAGCCTTCAGCACCCGAATTAAAATCTGAGTTCAAGCCCGTTAAACTCCGCAATGGGACTTCAGCAGAGCCTTAA
- a CDS encoding adenylate/guanylate cyclase domain-containing protein — protein MRLLNHLSIQSKLLLALLLTSILSILITGYIGYSSGRTALTNKIFDQLVGLRTAKAEEVRSYFGFVQNHVLTMSESPLAVDAVKEFKAAYQKLNNQALPAPQLAAVDRYYSDIFVPDLAQRLEEGTPAAEVYVPQTPNARYLQYHYIAKNDLALGKKDEIDNAGDGSEYSQVHQKYHPLFKSIAEKFKYKDVYLVDADTGNVIYSLEKEPDFGTNLRSGPFAGTNLAAAVDEANKSRDPNFVTVTDFATYRPSLNAPSAFIATTVFDNAKFIGVLVFQAPADEITRILTANAQWEKVGLGKTGAISLIGSDYTLRSLPRPYVENRDKYFETLGNAGLPPEQVDYIRRLGTPVTVLPARTTAVEKALAGREGAEIFRNFRGIPVLGAYQPIQFGNFNWALVALMDVEEAFAPVNQLVRRILVSSAILIPLVALFSYWLARLFVKPIERLIAATRRIAAGETDVEVKMKSNDELGELARSFNQMAYSLHQNELAIEQKDRENDRLLLNILPPSIANRLKNGEQQIADTFSNISVLYAEVEGFNELSANLPANEAIVLLNDLVGAFDEALETYGVEKVKTVGNAYIATCGLSVPRVDHSKRMMDYAIEMLNIVQRFNQQYNTSLGLDIGMDSGAVVAGIVGKSKFIYDVLGDTLNTARAIHSSPDRNIIQVTQPVHAVLHDLHPFERGKDVAIKGKGMIPVWAIKPLSSDLSDHHHDNGAVLSTSGQL, from the coding sequence ATGCGTTTACTGAATCATCTCAGCATTCAATCAAAGCTATTGCTGGCACTCCTCCTGACCAGTATTCTTTCGATTCTGATTACGGGTTATATTGGCTACAGCAGCGGTAGAACTGCTTTGACGAACAAGATTTTTGATCAGCTTGTCGGTCTACGAACGGCAAAGGCAGAGGAAGTTCGATCGTACTTTGGCTTCGTTCAAAACCATGTGCTGACAATGAGTGAATCCCCGCTGGCAGTCGATGCTGTCAAGGAGTTTAAAGCTGCCTATCAAAAGCTCAACAATCAGGCTTTACCCGCCCCGCAATTGGCGGCAGTCGATCGCTATTACAGCGATATCTTCGTTCCCGATCTGGCTCAGCGATTGGAGGAAGGAACTCCGGCAGCAGAGGTTTATGTGCCCCAAACGCCGAATGCTAGATATCTTCAGTATCACTACATTGCGAAGAATGATTTGGCACTGGGCAAGAAGGATGAGATTGATAATGCAGGAGACGGCAGCGAGTACAGCCAGGTTCACCAGAAATATCATCCGCTGTTTAAAAGTATTGCCGAGAAATTTAAATACAAGGATGTCTATCTGGTTGATGCCGATACCGGAAATGTAATCTATTCGCTAGAAAAAGAGCCTGATTTTGGGACGAATCTGCGATCAGGTCCGTTTGCAGGAACGAATCTTGCCGCCGCTGTTGATGAGGCGAACAAATCTCGCGATCCCAACTTTGTTACCGTCACTGATTTTGCCACCTATCGTCCGTCGCTCAACGCACCCTCGGCATTTATTGCCACCACCGTCTTTGACAATGCCAAATTTATCGGCGTTCTCGTTTTCCAGGCTCCCGCAGACGAAATTACCCGCATTCTGACGGCAAACGCACAGTGGGAAAAGGTAGGTCTGGGCAAAACGGGAGCCATCAGCCTGATTGGTTCAGATTACACGCTGCGATCGCTCCCCCGTCCCTACGTGGAGAACCGGGACAAATACTTTGAGACTCTGGGCAATGCGGGACTCCCGCCAGAGCAGGTAGACTATATTCGCCGCCTCGGAACCCCTGTTACCGTACTGCCTGCCAGAACGACCGCCGTTGAAAAAGCACTTGCAGGTCGAGAAGGCGCAGAGATTTTCCGAAACTTCCGGGGCATTCCGGTTTTAGGAGCATATCAGCCAATTCAGTTCGGTAACTTTAACTGGGCACTGGTGGCACTGATGGACGTGGAAGAAGCCTTTGCCCCCGTGAATCAACTTGTTCGCAGAATTCTCGTCAGTTCAGCGATTTTGATCCCGCTGGTTGCCCTTTTCTCCTATTGGCTGGCTCGCCTGTTCGTGAAGCCGATCGAACGACTGATCGCCGCCACCCGTCGCATTGCCGCAGGCGAAACTGATGTGGAAGTGAAAATGAAGTCAAACGATGAGCTAGGTGAATTAGCCCGATCGTTTAACCAGATGGCATATAGCCTGCACCAGAACGAACTGGCAATTGAGCAAAAGGATCGGGAAAACGATCGCCTGTTACTCAACATTCTGCCGCCTTCGATCGCGAATCGTCTGAAGAACGGAGAACAGCAGATCGCGGATACCTTCTCGAACATTTCGGTTTTATACGCCGAGGTCGAAGGATTTAACGAACTTTCTGCCAATTTGCCTGCCAACGAAGCGATCGTGCTGCTGAATGATTTAGTCGGCGCGTTTGACGAAGCGTTAGAAACCTACGGTGTTGAGAAGGTGAAGACGGTCGGAAACGCCTACATTGCGACCTGTGGACTGTCTGTGCCGCGCGTGGATCACAGCAAGCGCATGATGGACTACGCGATCGAAATGCTGAACATTGTGCAGCGGTTTAACCAGCAGTACAACACCAGTTTGGGTCTAGACATCGGTATGGATTCGGGCGCAGTCGTCGCCGGAATTGTGGGTAAATCGAAGTTTATCTACGACGTTCTGGGCGATACCCTCAACACCGCTCGCGCCATTCACTCTTCGCCCGATCGCAACATCATTCAGGTGACGCAGCCCGTTCACGCCGTCCTACACGATCTACATCCATTCGAGCGGGGTAAGGACGTGGCAATTAAAGGTAAGGGCATGATTCCCGTCTGGGCAATTAAACCGCTCTCCTCTGATTTGTCCGACCACCATCATGACAACGGTGCTGTGCTGAGTACCTCTGGGCAGCTATAA